DNA sequence from the Vicia villosa cultivar HV-30 ecotype Madison, WI linkage group LG3, Vvil1.0, whole genome shotgun sequence genome:
aTCAAAAGATAGTTTTAGAAATGAATAAATGAAAATGTTattgtatcttttatttttcatgtttcaTTTCTCTTATGAGTTTATTCATTCTGATAAAAAAaggttattcttttatttttctttttttattggtTTTATCTATTTAATGTTTTACTGCtacaataattttttttgcaaaaagtatttgcaattttaaattaaaactaataaaataagtaATATTTGAAGTAAAAAACTAATAGGGTATCTGAGAATGTATAAACAtggtaaattatatttttttccaaGAAAATAGagagtaaataataaaaaaaataaaaaaaatttataaatttatacatATCACTTATAAAAATTGTGTttgcaaaatattttcaaaatagtgGATGGTTACAAGTATTTAATTTAACACATACAAATAATAATATCATCTTACTTATTTGACACTTACAAAAATAATATCATGTATAGTAAATATTCATATGGTAGAtactaatataaatattattaatgtaAAATAGAGAGGTTTAGAAGTTAGTGGGAGTAATTTATTATTCATCTCGCacttatttataaaattgatttaaaaatatataaaaaatcatatatatatatatatatatatatatattatttttagaatatattttaaaaatatatctataaaataatttttttaatcaataaaaaagtATTCAAAAATAAGAATAATGAGGTAGAAAATAAATTCGTTCGGTCTTTATTCATTCAAATTAGATTTCTAACGTCCACCCCACACTTTTTTCTTGCTTATAAATAAGGTTCACACATCCAACCTCAATCAACACACACATTATTGCTACATTTAACTTGAAAACTATAAGTCATGACTTTTAACGGATTCTCTTCTATAATTTTAgtgctttctcttctttcttactCAACATTCATGGATGCCCAAGCTTCTCCACCATCACCAACCTCAACTCCTATTGCTTCCTCACCTCCACAACAAGGTCAATGCCCCATAGATAGCTTAAAGTTAAGGGACTGTGTTGGTCTTTTAGGGTTGATTAATTATGGAAATCCACCTTTTGGTGGTAAATGTTGTGCTTTAATAGATGGTTTGGTTGATTTGGAAGCAGCAACTTGTCTTTGTATCGCACTTAAGGCGAATGTGCTTGGAATCAACTTGAATATACCTATCAGCCTCAGCATAATTCTTAGTGCTTGTCAAAAAAATGTTCCTCCTGAATATAAATGTGCCTAAGGATTTAAATAGGTAATGCGTGGTTGTTGAATAAGAATGTATGTTCATTATAATAGTTGTGTGTGATGTGATATTGTTAACAACATATTCTCTAACATTTTGCATTGTCATTGGTTGAAATTCATTAGCTACATCCAGTTTAGAAATGTGGCAAATATGAAGTAAAAAAATCATGGGAAAGTCAACCAATAAAATGAAAAGCTTTGCAAAATGAGAAGATTGAGTGTGTTGTtaacatttaaaataataattgggCAAGCTCGTTTGCCTAAATTAGTATCTTGTATTTTTAGTGATCTGTTGTgttatatttattatgtttgtttgaAATATGTTGGCATAATTAGTCATGAAgttatttaacttaatttaatattttactttagtcttttatctaaaaaatattacatgttaGTCCCTTAAAAACACTTCGGTTAATTAGTTTAATCTGTCTTTTCTGttaaattttgtggaaaaaatattaatttatgtaGTGGTGGCATGACAGCAAGAAAGTTGGTCAAAAACTAAGCCAgcatatatattaaaaactcATATTCTATTTAAATTGAAATGATTTGGTTTTGGGAAGTTAGAAACCCCTGCAAATGGTTAATAATGTATAAAAAACACACTATTAGAATCTTAGAATTACTGCAAAAATTGTTAGTTAATACATCAATGAATATTATTCTTTCTCGTGAGTGTTTTTCAACCCCTACTCATATTTATAATGTATGGTTTGataaattgaaacaaaaatatcTCCAAATCAGAGAAAGGAATCTAGAGGACTTTTGCACTAGTTCTTTAACAAAAacacaatatttaaaaaaaattgattgaagGCATTCGTAGAAGGGGTTCTCTCAATAGCTCGAACCTAGAAACGTATCCaagaaaaatttgaagaaataccTAAAGAAACTATTTTAATACTGCATAGAAATGAAGCACAGCTCATATTTATATATTCCTAAGTGAAAATCTTTTAatacttataatttttatttttaaactctATGAAGTTAAAATCTTAGTCAAAATAAGCAAAATATTTTAGCCAACAAAACAATATTActtaaaagagagaaaaaaattataagaataaAGAGGGAGACCGAACTTCAAGCTTACTATACCTAAAGGTATTAGATAGAAAAGAAGGTAAAGATCCCAATAACTAAAATTATTAAAAGTTAAATCAAACTATTTAcaatccaaaaaatttaaatttagatataattttaaaaaaattaataaaacatttaaacT
Encoded proteins:
- the LOC131655140 gene encoding pEARLI1-like lipid transfer protein 3; the encoded protein is MTFNGFSSIILVLSLLSYSTFMDAQASPPSPTSTPIASSPPQQGQCPIDSLKLRDCVGLLGLINYGNPPFGGKCCALIDGLVDLEAATCLCIALKANVLGINLNIPISLSIILSACQKNVPPEYKCA